The DNA segment GATTTTAGTCCCCATTCCCATCTTCACATACAGGAAAAATTCTACGCCTTCAGATTCCCGTTCAGATCAGTTCCCGCAGAAATTCTTGCACTCCGAAAAATTTTGACACCCCTAACTATCAACTTCATGCGAGTCTCCACCTTTATATATCTTACACATAAGCTAAATTCTAAAACATGTTTCCATGATGGAGTTTCATTTCTCATCATTCTTCATCATCCTTCAAAGTcctattatcattatcatcttAATCTCTTTGATCCTCAAGTTGGGAAGAAAGAGATTCAAAACTAATGGCAGAGCATCAAGTAATAATCTTCCACCAGGGCCATGGAAGCTACCAATTCTCGGAAGCATCCACCATCTCATCGGCGATCTTCCACACCGCCGCCTAACAAAACTATCCAAAAAACATGGCCCCATAATCCACATGCAGCTCGGAGAGACACCAGCCATAGTCATTTCTTCACCGGAGATCGCCAAACTGCTCTTCAAAACCCATGACACCGCCTTCGCTCAACGGCCTCAGTTTCCCGCCATTGAAGCTCTAACTTACGGTTGGACAGATCTTGCGTTTTCGCCATACGGAAACTTCTGGAAGCAGGTAAGGAAGATTTGCACGGTGGAATTGTTGAGCGCCAAGCGCGTTAGATCGTTCAAGTTCATAAGAATGGAAGAGGTTTCAAGCTTAGTAAGATCTGTCTCCATGAACGTTGGTTCATCCATCAACCTCACTGAGATGTTCTTGAACATGTCATATAGCATCATAGCGAGAGCCATATTCGGAAAGAAAACGAAGGATCAAGACGCATATGTTTCAATCATCAAGGAAACTTTAACATCTTCATCACTTGCTTTTGGTGTTAGTAACTTGTTTCCTTCTCAGAAATGGTTGCATGTGATTAGTGGAGTGGAACGTAAAGTGAAGGAGATGCATAGAACATGTGATAGGGTTCTTGATGATATCATTGATGAAGCAACATCAAAGATAGATGGAGATGGAGATGGTAGTCTTCTGTGTATTCTTTTGAGACTCAAAGAAAATGGTGCTTGTGAATTTCAATTGACAAATGATAATATTAAAGCTATTCTTCAGGTTagtattaattagtttaatttgtgTGTATTATGTGGTTAATTTCATGTTTGTTTATTAAGGTTTTTGAAAACATATAGTATTATATGGTGCAGGACATGTTAATTGCGGGAGGTGAAACTACATCTTTAACTGTGGAATGGATTTTCTCTGAGATGCTAAAAAATCCAAGAGTGCTGAAGAAAGCACAAGCAGAAGTTAGGGAAGTTTTTGGTAACAAAGGttgatttcttttataaatatttttggtaaAGTATATATCCGCATATTCATGAAAAAAGCTCTTAGATGAATTGACTACTATACAAAAGCGCGGCATTTCACTGATTTGTTGTGTTTACATGTGTTTATAGGTGTCGGATATATTTtggatataaaaattattaattaatatatatgtttttttatgttcaactgtgttttaataaaaaaaataaaaaaaattagatttacTTAATACTATTATATGTcaacatatttaattttatttttaatatattNNNNNNNNNNNNNNNNNNNNNNNNNNNNNNNNNNNNNNNNNNNNNNNNNNNNNNNNNNNNNNNNNNNNNNNNNNNNNNNNNNNNNNNNNNNNNNNNNNNNNNNNNNNNNNNNNNNNNNNNNNNNNNNNNNNNNNNNNNNNNNNNNNNNNNNNNNNNNNNNNNNNNNNNNNNNNNNNNNNNNNNNNNNNNNNNNNNNNNNNNNNNNNNNNNNNNNNNNNNNNNNNNNNNNNNNNNNNNNNNNNNNNNNNNNNNNNNNNNNNNNNNNNNNNNNNNNNNNNNNNNNNNNNNNNNNNNNNNNNNNNNNNNNNNNNNNNNNNNNNNNNNNNNGGAgctttctgcttctgcttctgtgACTACTGCGTCGCCGGGAAGGGGAGCCTGACGCGAGGAGGGCGACGCgcgaaggagagagagagggatcTAAGATTGAGCTGGGTTCCTACCACCGCCAATCTGCCCAGTCGCCGTCGCCCACGAGCTGCCGGTGGTTCTGCTTCGACTTCTGCATCTGCTTCTTCTTTTGcatttgcttcttcttcttacttCTGCTCCTTGTTTTAGCCTCTGCTTTCTGCTTCTGTTTGAGTTTCTGCTTGAGTTTCTGCTTCTGCTTTTTGTGCTTCTGTGACTGCTTctacttttacttttaattttgattttaatttgttgttttctgattttattgttattgtgtGTTGATTTGGTTGTTGAATTTGTGttgatttgttgaatttgtgttgatttcattaaTGTTATTCTTGGTGATGGaggtgttggtggtggtggtggtggaggtaaAGGTGCTCGtggagggtatttttgtccagaaaaagttaaaagaatgactttaataaaaaaaacgttaaggatgattctaaataaaaaattacgttgAAGACGATTTCGATTCTGATCCTTAGAAACTAAAACAATATTTATCccttatttttattgatataataatacacaattagttatttttataaatctCTTTTATATTAATACTACATAAAAAGTAAACTCATTTTTgtatagtaaaattttttatatttatttatcatactatattatatttaatatttgtattCGTATTTGTGCCATATAGATTTTGTTGATGAGATGGGTCTTGAAGAGTTGAAATTTCTAAAAGCAGTGATTAAAGAAAGTATGAGACTACACCCTCCAACTCCTGTGTTACTTCCAAAAGAGTGCCTTAAATATTGTGAGATCAATGGATACACAATACCAGTTGGAACTCAAGTGTTTGTAAATGCATGGGCAATTGGAAGAGATCCCAAATATTGGAGTGAAGCAGAGAGATTCTATCCTGAGAGATTCTTGGATAGTGAAATTGATTACAAAGGATCCCATTTTGAATTCAtcccatttggtgcagggaagAGAATGGGTCCTGGCATTTCATTTGCTGAACCTAATATTGAACTTCCACTTGCAcaattattgtattattttgatTGGGAACTTCCCTTGGGAATTAGTCATAAGAATTTTGACATGACTGAAGATTTAGGCAGTACCGTGAGAAGGAAAAATGAGCTATTTGTGATTCCTATGGTCCACCATAATGTGCCACTTGAATAACTCTATTATCAaaagtgaaaattcaggtgcaaTCGATTTTACGTGAAGTTAATAGCTGATagttgttagataaaaatttagtcaaattaatcaaattgttagataaaaatttagtcaaatcaatcaaatcatctaacgactttcaattatcaacttcacatcaAATCGATTGCATTTGAGTTTCCaccatttttaaatttcttagtTAAAAAGAGATACTCTTGTAAAAATATCTTCacataaaaatatcattatgaCTTATTAGATATTTTGTCAAATATACTTAAGAAAACATATTAAACAATCAAATAGTTTGTAATCAATTTTTGTCATGTATAAGTTATTACTATTAAATGACAACAGTGCAAgttttgaataattatatttttattagagtaATGTGTTTTACAAATTTATTCTTGGATTAGAAATTTATACACCGAAGTTTATGTTTatgaaatttaatattaaattcagTGTTATttgacatattttttattaattagtaaGAACTTGATACTGtgaaaagtttaaaatatacctactgttacggtgggtaaccggagattaataatACGGATAGCGTTTGGCGGCCCAAGTGTGTGAGGGAGGAGAACTCCGGAAAGGTCcgcaactcgggaggctccgtccgacttgtgctcgagagggaatggggggtggtacctgcaaggacactccgatgcctaagttagcaagagtgtaagCAGGTcttagagagtattggacttagagatacctgaaggagtgtcagggtatttatagaggcgagccaataaccaccgttggtgtagtgccatatctttagggtggtaaccgtccctattatcttggggaggttaagatatggctttatgagacggttagagagattttaggggcggttactcatttgaatgagtgtttatctgccagctaatctcgcatccgacctcttctgaccaagtcgtggttgataccgacttcttatgtgaaggcCGGTACTTAGCTGGGCTCTAATCCTTTGGATTAGGCCTTttagttggacctgggcctttgtattgggccagggtatgaacacctaCGAAAATAAACTAATAGATTACAatcttattaatattaaattttaaaaaaagttagtgTAAAATATAATAGTCTTTATTATAGATATATGATCGTAATTAATTGAActattaaatcaataaaaattaatttacatgagaatatgatatatataattttgctTATTAAAATGACAATAATGTCTTCTGATCCTATATATTACCAGTATTATTAAATTAGACTGAATTGAAATGCAAAACTACTGATTTGGTTTAGTTTGTGTGTTTGTTagtcttaaaaattaaaatttaaattaaaataaaaaattaaatctgatATTTTCAGATTATATTCTCTAACTATATACTCTTTAATTACTAaactataattatttttattttattgtatcatatcaagtatatacatataaaaagatGCGTATGATATACGTATAAAAGCAGTTTACTTTTTGGGACGTTAGtggttattaaatattaataaattttttattctggAGTGTGGTTTTGTCCGTGCGTTCTGGTTCTGCAACTCCCTAGTGGTGACATTTTTTATCCGTGCCAATTCTCTCTTGTACTGAATCAGATGATCCATCACTGAACTCAACCATGTAAATTAAAGTCTCTTTTGCTATAACTTAGCTGTCCTCTGAAAAAACCTGAAATGAAGTAGTATTCGAAGATAAGTAGAGAACTCCTCAAGAGATAGTACAAAAGATGTTAAAAgccaataaaaatttttaaaaaatctggATAGACTAGAACTTAGAGTTCAATTTCACTCACCAACTATTTCTTGAATTTTTCTGGATGAGCATTCCTCCCCTCGTTTTCCCCTTTACTGGCTGCCGGCCACCCCTTGTGAAAAGATTGGTCTAGATGACCTAGacgaggtggaggcggccattGTGGGATTTTTCCGAGAAGCATGGGGGAAGGCCCCATACTTAGATACGAGAAAAATCCTTCAGGGGACGTCGACTTTTGTTCAATCTTGCATAGGTAGCGCATGCATTTCCTATTTCCGAGTTGTATTTCACCGACTTGTTTTTTGCCGACTTGTTTTTACCGACTTGTGACTTAATTGTGTCTTTTGTAGATATGGCAAAAAAGAATGCTCAGGAGGCTTACCAAAGGGTCCAGGAAGCTAAGGCCAAGTCCCGGACTAGGTCCGGGGGTGGCAAGGCGGtcgtctctcctcctcctcctcctcctcctcctagaAATGTCGGTACTCCCTCTCAACCTATTATCATCTCTTCCTCCTCAAGTTTGGCTCGACCACTCCCTTCTGCCCAATTGCTCTCCGAGccggagaagaagaagcacaagacTTCAGAGTCTGGCCCTTCTTGGGAAGGTGGtgttaaggcggatgctcttgcattcgtccgaaagaacatctatccttatataagtatggatgatgcTTCTGTTCGAAACCACCTCACCACTCTGGTCGAGGAGAGTTTTAGGGCGGCGGGAGTTTGTGGCAAACTTTTGGATATCTTCGAGAAGACTCCCCTCAGCTCCTTGGGGACTACCTCAAAGGTTGCGGAGCTGGAGGAGAGGCTTCTTTTGTTTGAAAAGCATCAAgaggagttgaaggaggagagggATAAGTTGAGGAAGGAGAGAGACGTCCTCCGGGAGAGGGAGAACCAGCTGCGAGCCCAATGTACCATGGAGGTAAATCTAAGGAAGGCAGCCCAGGAGAGTTACCAAAGCCTATTTAAAGATATGGTGGAGGTGAAGAAGGATCTGTTGAACTCTCGGAATGCTTATGCCGACTTGGAGGACTCTATCGCGGATGgcgccgaggagtcttggagaatTTTCCTTGAGCAGGTCAGGGTTATTGCccccgacttggatctttctccaTTACATCCTGACAAAGTGGTGATTGACGGCGCCATTGTTGATCCTCCTCAACCCGAGGTCCTTTCCGAGTCAGACCtaaagactcgggggcagaggattacATAGTCTCCTCCTCACTCTAAAGACGCTCCGAGTTCTTCGACCCTTGCTCCGACTTCCTCTTTGGCTCCTCCTCCCGGTCCTGGTGGTGTTCCTCCTGGTGGTGGTGATTCCTCTACTCCGTCCAAGAAAtgacttcttttatttttgtggctatatgggggcccggcctgtgggtcccccctttttttaaaCTCTTATTTATTCGCTGGTGGTTGTGAACAATttttggccttttaaggccgtaaacaaaatattccgTTCGTTGccctttttggataagggttttaaaaaaaataaatgccctttttggataagggttttctAATCGAAGTAG comes from the Arachis duranensis cultivar V14167 chromosome 7, aradu.V14167.gnm2.J7QH, whole genome shotgun sequence genome and includes:
- the LOC107496187 gene encoding desmethyl-deoxy-podophyllotoxin synthase-like, encoding MEFHFSSFFIILQSPIIIIILISLILKLGRKRFKTNGRASSNNLPPGPWKLPILGSIHHLIGDLPHRRLTKLSKKHGPIIHMQLGETPAIVISSPEIAKLLFKTHDTAFAQRPQFPAIEALTYGWTDLAFSPYGNFWKQVRKICTVELLSAKRVRSFKFIRMEEVSSLVRSVSMNVGSSINLTEMFLNMSYSIIARAIFGKKTKDQDAYVSIIKETLTSSSLAFGVSNLFPSQKWLHVISGVERKVKEMHRTCDRVLDDIIDEATSKIDGDGDGSLLCILLRLKENGACEFQLTNDNIKAILQDMLIAGGETTSLTVEWIFSEMLKNPRVLKKAQAEVREVFGNKDFVDEMGLEELKFLKAVIKESMRLHPPTPVLLPKECLKYCEINGYTIPVGTQVFVNAWAIGRDPKYWSEAERFYPERFLDSEIDYKGSHFEFIPFGAGKRMGPGISFAEPNIELPLAQLLYYFDWELPLGISHKNFDMTEDLGSTVRRKNELFVIPMVHHNVPLE